A stretch of Lactuca sativa cultivar Salinas chromosome 6, Lsat_Salinas_v11, whole genome shotgun sequence DNA encodes these proteins:
- the LOC111914209 gene encoding uncharacterized protein LOC111914209 produces the protein MSAKKIIAICQSGGEFQTEKDGSMSYSGGEAYAVDLDIDTQVIDFKQDLAETFGYSVDNMLIKYFLPGNKKTLIMISKDKDLKRMINFFADTDQVDVFVMPNESGRVAPNLSNMPATASRSSRTTASEAVVLASSPILTTTSNTDNHPNTNTNTTETDSFNLPIIETAISPFPFPLNSNWEKQHKAATQWENTITGVEQRFSSFAEFREALHKFSIAHGFRYKYKKSDSHRVSVKCKSEGCPWRIYVSRLQTTHLIRIKKMNPEHTCTGVTAKAGYRATKGWVGNIIKEKLKNSPNYRPKDIVTDIEREYGVKLNYSQAWRAKGIAKEQLQGSYSQSYSQLPFFCEKIMETNPGSLATFDTKPDSSFHRFFVSFHASILGFQQGCRPLLFLDDIPLDAKYQGTLLIVTSADGDDGVFPLAFAVVDDENDDDNWFWFLSQLKSCVPISQPITFVANFNPGVKESIVKVFGNECFHGYCLRYVSEKLNNDLKTRFSHEARRLMVQDLYAAAYAPKIEAFEQCVQDIKAISPEAYDWVLNSEPQHWANVFFDGTRYNHITSNFGQLFYSWVSEAVELPITHMIDLLRGKLMELIYKRRVDSNRWTTTLTPSMEEKLKTEASKAGMFQVLPSESSVFEVHGEGVVEIVDISQWDCSCRGWQLTGLPCCHAIAVFECIGRSVYDYCSRYFMAESYRKTYAESIYPIPDVEGGQHPVDGDDVAVVVVTPPPAKRPPGKPGRRAKLKQAGSLELIRRQMQCSKCKGLGHNKKTCKEVESHEALSSLEAVSIQMG, from the exons ATGTCAGCAAAGAAAATTATAGCTATATGCCAGTCTGGAGGTGAATTTCAGACTGAAAAAGATGGTTCCATGTCGTACAGTGGTGGGGAGGCATATGCTGTTGATCTTGATATAGATACACAAGTAATTGATTTCAAACAGGATTTAGCAGAAACATTTGGATACAGTGTTGACAACATGTTGATCAAATACTTTCTCCCTGGAAACAAAAAGACACTTATCATGATATCTAAAGACAAAGATCTTAAGCGCATGATTAACTTCTTTGCTGACACTGATCAAGTTGACGTCTTTGTCATGCCAAATGAAAGTGGCAGGGTAGCCCCAAATCTCTCCAACATGCCTGCTACTGCTAGTAG ATCAAGCAGGACAACAGCATCCGAAGCAGTTGTTCTTGCATCTAGCCCTATTCTCACAACAACAAGCAACACAGACAACCAcccaaacacaaacacaaacacaactGAAACCGATTCCTTCAATCTACCCATCATAGAAACTGCAATCTCACCATTTCCATTTCCTCTGAATTCAAATTGGGAAAAACAACATAAAGCCGCAACACAATGGGAAAACACAATAACAGGTGTAGAACAAAGATTCTCTAGTTTTGCTGAGTTTCGTGAAGCCCTCCATAAATTCTCAATCGCCCATGGATTTCGTTACAAATACAAAAAATCAGATAGTCATCGCGTGAGTGTCAAATGTAAATCGGAAGGGTGTCCATGGCGTATATACGTTTCAAGACTACAAACAACTCATTTGATTCGCATCAAGAAAATGAACCCTGAGCATACGTGTACAGGTGTCACTGCAAAAGCAGGGTATCGTGCAACAAAAGGATGGGTGGGAAATattataaaagaaaaattaaaaaattcccCGAATTATCGACCCAAAGATATAGTCACTGACATTGAACGCGAATATGGTGTCAAGTTAAACTATTCGCAAGCATGGCGTGCGAAAGGAATCGCAAAAGAACAGCTTCAAGGCTCATATTCCCAATCGTATTCCCAGTTACCCTTTTTCTGTGAAAAAATAATGGAAACAAATCCGGGTAGTTTAGCTACATTCGACACAAAACCGGATTCAAGTTTCCATCGTTTTTTTGTCTCGTTTCACGCGTCTATTTTAGGGTTTCAACAAGGGTGTCGCCCTTTGCTTTTTCTAGATGACATCCCGCTCGATGCGAAATATCAAGGGACTTTATTAATTGTTACTTCAGCAGATGGCGATGATGGTGTTTTCCCTCTAGCTTTTGCTGTTGTTGATGATGAAAACGATGATGATAATTGGTTTTGGTTTTTATCCCAATTGAAATCTTGCGTTCCCATATCTCAACCCATCACATTCGTTGCGAATTTCAACCCGGGGGTAAAAGAGTCAATCGTCAAGGTCTTTGGGAACGAGTGCTTTCACGGATACTGTCTTCGATACGTTTCTGAAAAACTCAACAACGATTTAAAAACAAGATTTTCACATGAAGCGAGACGTTTGATGGTTCAAGATCTATACGCTGCAGCCTACGCACCAAAGATTGAAGCTTTTGAACAATGTGTTCAAGATATAAAAGCAATATCACCCGAAGCATACGATTGGGTGCTCAATAGTGAGCCACAACATTGGGCGAATGTGTTCTTTGATGGAACGCGATATAATCATATCACATCTAATTTCGGACAGCTGTTTTATAGCTGGGTCTCTGAAGCTGTTGAGTTACCAATCACCCACATGATCGATTTATTAAGAGGGAAATTAATGGAGTTGATTTATAAAAGACGAGTCGACTCAAACAGATGGACTACAACTTTGACTCCATCAATGGAGGAAAAGCTTAAAACGGAAGCTTCAAAAGCGGGAATGTTTCAGGTGTTGCCATCAGAGAGCAGTGTGTTTGAGGTGCATGGTGAAGGTGTTGTTGAGATAGTTGACATCAGTCAATGGGATTGTAGCTGTAGAGGCTGGCAGCTGACTGGACTGCCATGCTGTCATGCGATTGCGGTTTTTGAGTGTATTGGTAGAAGCGTGTATGATTATTGTTCCAGGTATTTTATGGCCGAGAGTTATAGGAAAACGTATGCGGAGTCCATTTATCCGATACCTGATGTGGAAGGAGGTCAACATCCGGTAGATGGTGATGACGTGGCGGTTGTTGTTGTCACACCTCCTCCTGCTAAACGTCCGCCTGGCAAGCCAGGTAGGCGGGCAAAGCTCAAACAGGCGGGGTCCCTTGAGCTGATTAGAAGGCAGATGCAGTGTAGTAAATGCAAGGGTTTGGGTCACAACAAAAAGACATGCAA AGAGGTAGAGAGTCATGAAGCATTATCAAGTCTTGAAGCTGTATCGATTCAGATGGGGTGA